One Numenius arquata chromosome 10, bNumArq3.hap1.1, whole genome shotgun sequence DNA segment encodes these proteins:
- the GSR gene encoding glutathione reductase, mitochondrial — MAAAAYELLVLGGGSGGLAGARRAAELGARVALVEPRRFGGTCVNVGCVPKKVMWNAAVHAEFIHDHADYGFETPCVKFNWRTIKEKRDAYVRRLNEIYENNVKKAHIDIIRGYGKFTADPQPTIEVDGKKYTAPHILIATGGRPAVPPDSEIPGASLGITSDGFFDLEELPRRSVIVGAGYIAVEIAGILSTLGSKSALLIRQDAVLRTFDSLISSNCTQELENTGVDVWKHTKVKTVTKTPSGLLDVTVTSSVPGRKPTEGVIRDVDCLLWAVGREPNTEELCLDLVGVQVDDKGHVVVDEYQNTTRRGIYAVGDVCGRALLTPVAIAAGRKLAHRLFESKQDSRLDYHDIPTVVFSHPPIGTVGLTEDEAVAMHGKENVKIYSTSFTPLYYAVTQRKVKCVMKLVCAGKEEKVVGLHMQGVGCDEMLQGFAVAIKMGATKADLDNTVAIHPTSAEELVTLR; from the exons ATGGCGGCGGCCGCTTacgagctgctggtgctgggcggCGGGtcgggggggctggcgggggcacGGCGGGCGGCCGAGCTGGGAGCCCGCGTCGCCTTGGTGGAGCCGCGACGCTTCGGCGGCACCTGC GTCAATGTTGGGTGCGTGCCAAAGAAG gtgatGTGGAACGCAGCGGTCCACGCGGAGTTCATCCACGACCACGCCGACTACGGCTTCGAAACGCCCTGCGTCAAGTTCAACTGGAG AACAATTAAAGAGAAGCGTGATGCGTACGTGAGGCGCCTGAATGAGATCTATGAGAATAACGTAAAGAAG GCTCACATCGACATCATTCGGGGCTACGGCAAGTTCACCGCCGATCCCCAGCCTACCATCGAGGTGGACGGGAAAAAGTACACGGCTCCTCACATCCTTATAGCCACGGGCGGGCGCCCGGCTGTCCCTCCCGACAGTGAAATTCCCG GTGCCAGCCTGGGGATCACCAGCGACGGCTTCTTCGACCTGGAGGAGCTGCCCAG GCGCAGCGTTATTGTCGGTGCCGGCTACATCGCGGTGGAGATCGCGGGGATCCTTTCCACGCTGGGCTCCAAGTCAGCCCTGCTGATCCGCCAGGACGCG gtcCTGAGGACCTTCGACTCCCTGATCAGCTCCAACTGcacccaggagctggagaacactGGGGTGGACGTCTGGAAGCACACGAAG GTGAAGACGGTCACCAAGACCCCTTCTGGGCTGCTGGATGTGACAGTGACCTCCTCGGTGCCTGGCCGCAAGCCAACGGAGGGAGTGATCCGGGATGTGGACTGCCTGCTGTGGGCTGTAGGGCGGGAGCCCAACACTGAGGAGCTGTGCCTGGACCTAGTG GGTGTGCAGGTGGATGACAAGGGCCATGTGGTGGTGGATGAGTACCAGAACACCACCAGGAGAGGGATCTACGCTGTTGGGGACGTCTGTGGGAGAGCCCTCCTCACCCCAG TGGCCATCGCAGCTGGCAGAAAGCTGGCCCACAGGCTCTTTGAGAGCAAGCAGGACTCCCGACTGGACTACCATGACATCCCCACCGTCGTCTTCAGCCACCCACCCATCGGCACCGTGGGCCTCACCGAAG ATGAAGCGGTGGCCATGCATGGCAAGGAGAACGTGAAGATCTACAGCACATCTTTCACCCCCTTGTACTACGCTGTCACCCAGAGGAAGGTGAAGTGTGTCATGAAGCTGGTGTGCGCTGGCAAAGAGGAGAAG GTGGTGGGATTGCACATGCAAGGGGTGGGCTGTGACGAAATGCTGCAGGGCTTTGCTGTGGCCATCAAAATGGGGGCCACCAAGGCCGACCTGGACAACACCGTCGCCATTCACCCCACTTCTGCTGAAGAGCTGGTGACGCTGCGCTGA